One segment of Mycolicibacterium sp. YH-1 DNA contains the following:
- a CDS encoding TetR/AcrR family transcriptional regulator, giving the protein MKVNGQQTAPSAPRRTQAQRTAATRALLLAAGRELFATQGYAAVSTQAIVDAAGVTRGALYHQFGDKTGLFSEVYEQVEQDIVAAISARIAAAGPTDQLEAMRVGARLFLEECSAPGVQRIVLIDAPSVLGWQRWREVGEKYGLGVIEAMLAQAISDGVIPEQPLRPTAHVLLGALDEAALFVARADDADAALRQMYSVCDRMISGIAGT; this is encoded by the coding sequence ATGAAAGTCAACGGCCAGCAGACTGCCCCCTCGGCACCGCGTCGCACACAGGCACAGCGCACCGCCGCGACGCGGGCCCTGCTGTTGGCGGCTGGACGCGAACTCTTCGCCACGCAGGGCTACGCCGCGGTCTCCACGCAGGCCATCGTCGATGCCGCGGGCGTGACGCGCGGGGCGCTGTATCACCAGTTCGGGGACAAAACGGGTTTATTCTCCGAGGTCTACGAGCAGGTCGAACAGGACATCGTCGCGGCAATCTCGGCGCGGATCGCCGCCGCGGGTCCCACCGACCAACTCGAGGCCATGCGCGTGGGGGCGCGACTGTTCCTGGAGGAGTGCTCGGCCCCCGGTGTGCAACGCATCGTGCTGATCGATGCGCCGTCGGTGCTCGGCTGGCAGCGGTGGCGCGAGGTGGGGGAGAAGTACGGCCTGGGTGTGATCGAGGCGATGCTGGCCCAGGCCATCTCCGACGGGGTCATCCCCGAACAGCCGCTGCGCCCCACCGCACACGTGCTGCTTGGGGCGCTGGACGAGGCGGCGCTGTTCGTCGCGCGCGCCGATGACGCCGATGCGGCGCTGCGCCAGATGTACTCGGTGTGCGACCGGATGATCAGCGGGATCGCAGGCACCTGA
- a CDS encoding sugar-binding domain-containing protein, with the protein MRRTVVLGVAISLLLLVVCAGDIPRFSGPEQASAQIELADGWSLASARDVTADGADVSRPDYQDSAWHQVPSMPATVLAALQDDGTYPNLYYGKNLLEEVPQDLYLQDWWYRTTFEAPAGHSTYQLSFPGINYRAQIWLNGHLVADGDQVVGMYVEHDLDVTPWIEPGRRNTLAVKVTPERAIQDVDGVELADSWFDWINWNYLGYQGADKNPANGNSFVADRNAGIWKPVYLRMSGPVAIADATVNTELPLPATDSARLHVFTRLQNFSTDRVRGVLRATITRPGRDTVRVEQPVSLAPGDDREVGFSPDEFDDLTLSNPDLWWPYTMGEPNLYDLRLEFRQYNRSVDESTLRFGVRTVSQFRDAQDQFPELGRGGNFYLQVNGRDFLVRGATYTPDLLYDYDPDREDAILGYTRDLGLNMIRLESKIPTERFVQTADELGIPLMVGWMCCNQWEKWPQWDAEDLAVAKDSLRSQIAMLRSHASAFVWANASDGRPPPPVMDAYHGILRDLHWQNAVVDSVSSYTTDETGERLWDGIHMAGPYTWRPPTYWFSGRYRAARGASAEQGDNEHIPPLASLKQFIPPDKLWPINDYWYFHAGSNPGNAALRSIQRAINRRYGYSSGAEEFTRKAQLAHYESTRAQFESFAALGWADHKMTLYWMLNNHWPSFFGNVFDYYLRPGGAYYGAKKGLRPLSVVFDSYATGDHDVANVTAVNQSPSTATGLRVRVRAYDLQGKVRDDRTSGPLTVPSGGTAPAITLPRLARDAQVYFVRCQLLDDAGNVITENVYWQSQRDDDVGDPNEDFAFELRQESWADMTPLNHMARVRLGVTAQRSANGAGQNTVTIRLTNPTTKVAFFQRAEVTATRDGDEILPIEYSDNYVSVFPGETVELRAVVPSPQVTANWVRVAGYNSAPVLVPVT; encoded by the coding sequence ATGCGCCGCACCGTCGTGCTGGGCGTCGCCATCTCTCTGCTGCTGTTGGTCGTCTGCGCCGGCGACATTCCACGCTTCTCCGGCCCGGAGCAGGCCTCGGCGCAGATCGAACTCGCCGACGGCTGGAGTCTCGCCTCGGCACGCGACGTCACTGCGGACGGTGCGGACGTGTCCCGGCCGGACTACCAGGACTCGGCGTGGCACCAGGTGCCCAGCATGCCCGCGACGGTATTGGCGGCCCTGCAGGACGACGGCACCTACCCCAACCTGTACTACGGCAAGAACCTGCTCGAGGAGGTTCCGCAGGACCTCTATCTGCAGGACTGGTGGTACCGCACCACATTCGAGGCGCCGGCGGGCCACAGCACCTACCAGCTGAGCTTCCCAGGCATCAACTACCGCGCCCAGATCTGGCTCAACGGGCACCTCGTGGCCGACGGCGACCAGGTGGTGGGCATGTATGTCGAGCATGACCTCGACGTGACGCCATGGATCGAGCCGGGACGGCGGAACACGCTGGCCGTCAAGGTGACACCGGAGCGCGCCATCCAGGACGTCGACGGTGTGGAACTCGCCGACAGCTGGTTCGACTGGATCAACTGGAACTATCTGGGATATCAGGGGGCCGACAAGAACCCGGCGAACGGTAACTCCTTCGTCGCCGATCGGAATGCGGGTATCTGGAAACCGGTCTACCTGAGGATGTCTGGACCCGTGGCGATCGCGGACGCCACGGTCAACACCGAACTGCCGCTGCCTGCCACCGACTCGGCCCGGCTGCACGTGTTCACCCGGCTGCAGAACTTCTCCACCGACCGCGTGCGTGGAGTGCTGCGGGCCACCATCACCCGGCCGGGCCGCGACACGGTCCGGGTGGAACAGCCGGTGTCTCTCGCGCCCGGCGACGATCGTGAAGTCGGCTTCAGCCCAGACGAGTTCGACGATCTGACGTTGTCGAACCCCGACCTGTGGTGGCCGTACACGATGGGTGAGCCCAACCTGTATGACCTGCGCCTGGAGTTCCGTCAGTACAACCGCTCGGTGGATGAGTCGACCCTGCGCTTCGGCGTCCGCACCGTGTCGCAGTTCCGCGACGCCCAGGACCAGTTTCCCGAGCTGGGCCGCGGAGGCAACTTCTATCTCCAGGTCAATGGACGCGACTTCCTGGTTCGCGGCGCGACGTACACACCCGACCTGCTCTACGACTACGACCCCGACCGCGAGGACGCCATCCTGGGCTACACCCGCGACCTCGGCCTCAACATGATTCGACTCGAGTCGAAGATCCCCACCGAACGCTTCGTACAGACCGCCGACGAGCTCGGCATCCCGCTGATGGTGGGTTGGATGTGCTGCAACCAGTGGGAGAAGTGGCCGCAGTGGGATGCCGAGGATCTCGCGGTCGCCAAGGACAGTCTGCGGTCACAGATTGCGATGTTGCGATCGCACGCTTCGGCATTCGTGTGGGCCAACGCCAGCGATGGACGCCCGCCCCCGCCGGTCATGGACGCCTACCACGGAATTCTGCGAGATCTCCACTGGCAGAACGCCGTCGTTGACAGCGTGTCGTCCTACACCACAGATGAAACGGGTGAACGTCTGTGGGACGGGATCCACATGGCCGGGCCGTACACGTGGCGGCCGCCGACGTACTGGTTCAGCGGCCGGTACCGTGCGGCCCGCGGCGCCTCGGCCGAACAGGGCGACAACGAGCACATACCGCCGTTGGCGAGCCTCAAGCAGTTCATCCCGCCGGACAAGCTGTGGCCCATCAACGACTACTGGTACTTCCACGCCGGGTCCAACCCGGGTAACGCCGCGCTGCGCAGCATCCAGCGGGCTATCAACCGACGATACGGCTACTCCAGCGGCGCGGAGGAGTTCACCCGCAAAGCCCAACTCGCGCATTATGAGTCGACACGGGCCCAGTTCGAGTCTTTCGCCGCCCTGGGCTGGGCGGATCACAAGATGACGCTCTATTGGATGCTCAACAACCACTGGCCGTCGTTCTTCGGCAACGTATTCGACTACTACCTGCGCCCCGGCGGCGCGTACTACGGCGCGAAGAAGGGACTGCGACCGCTCTCGGTGGTCTTCGACTCGTACGCCACCGGCGACCACGACGTCGCCAACGTCACCGCGGTGAATCAGAGCCCCAGCACCGCAACGGGTCTACGTGTCCGCGTCCGCGCCTACGACCTGCAGGGCAAGGTGCGAGACGATCGCACCAGCGGGCCTCTCACAGTGCCATCGGGTGGCACCGCACCGGCCATAACGTTGCCACGGCTGGCGCGCGACGCGCAGGTCTACTTCGTCCGCTGCCAACTGCTCGATGACGCGGGCAATGTCATCACCGAGAACGTCTACTGGCAGTCGCAACGCGACGACGATGTCGGAGACCCGAACGAGGACTTCGCCTTCGAGCTACGACAGGAGAGCTGGGCCGATATGACTCCGCTCAACCACATGGCCCGCGTACGGCTCGGCGTGACCGCTCAACGCAGCGCGAACGGCGCGGGACAGAACACCGTGACAATCCGCCTGACCAACCCCACCACCAAGGTCGCGTTCTTCCAACGCGCAGAGGTAACTGCAACCCGCGACGGTGATGAGATCCTGCCGATCGAGTACAGCGATAACTACGTGTCGGTCTTTCCCGGCGAGACGGTCGAGCTGAGGGCCGTCGTGCCGAGCCCGCAGGTGACGGCGAACTGGGTGCGGGTGGCGGGCTACAACTCGGCTCCGGTGCTTGTGCCGGTCACCTAG
- a CDS encoding DUF309 domain-containing protein: MARDRDEAGRARNARARDELGRPLPRGVQGVPRVPDDAVFTPPEALTAAQDYLDRGQAFHAHEVFEAMWKQADPAERELWQGLAQLAVAITHVQRGNRKGALALLRRATEAIDQPETPHDIDTVGLVGYAEKLIDDLQADGEIGADRLRPGVRRQAR, from the coding sequence ATGGCTCGCGACCGCGACGAAGCAGGCCGTGCGCGCAACGCGCGAGCCCGAGACGAACTGGGCCGACCGCTGCCGCGAGGGGTGCAAGGCGTCCCCCGTGTCCCAGACGACGCGGTCTTCACACCACCGGAAGCCCTCACCGCAGCCCAGGACTACCTCGATCGTGGACAGGCATTCCACGCGCACGAGGTCTTCGAGGCCATGTGGAAGCAGGCTGATCCCGCCGAACGCGAGCTGTGGCAGGGACTCGCCCAGCTGGCGGTGGCGATCACCCACGTCCAGCGGGGAAACCGCAAGGGCGCACTCGCATTGCTGCGACGCGCAACCGAGGCCATCGATCAGCCAGAGACACCCCATGACATCGACACCGTCGGACTGGTCGGTTATGCCGAGAAACTGATCGACGACCTGCAGGCCGACGGCGAGATCGGTGCAGATCGATTACGCCCAGGAGTTCGACGCCAGGCGCGCTAG
- a CDS encoding MFS transporter, with amino-acid sequence MTQIPHPSQRASRPDRLPLAGLLALGAAGFITIMTEALPAGILPAMGGDLGVTESAAGQTVTVYAIGSAIAAAPLTAVTIGWARRRLLLFAIAGFAIANTITAVSNSYALTLAARFVAGVVAGLLWALLAGYARRMVAPHQRGKAMAIAMAGTPLALSVGVPAGTFLAGLVGWRHTFGIMTVLTLVLIGWVLAAVPGFPGQTEDARLPLRRTIVIPGVAAVLFVTLTFVLAHNILYTYIAPYLAPLGLADRVDAVLLTFGVVSLLSIWFTGIVIDRYPRQLTIASCTLFAVAALALGLLAATPWFVFASAAVWGLAFGGAATLLQTASAEAAGAAGDVAQSLVVTCWNIGIAGGGIIGGLLLSGVGPASLPWAALVLLIPALVVTVSARRHGFPGLRGGNDIARQPPSSLLLRGRRRGR; translated from the coding sequence ATGACTCAAATTCCGCACCCCTCGCAGCGTGCGTCCCGTCCTGACCGTCTACCGCTGGCAGGCCTGCTGGCGCTGGGCGCGGCGGGGTTCATCACGATCATGACTGAGGCGCTACCAGCAGGAATCCTGCCTGCGATGGGTGGCGACCTGGGCGTCACCGAATCTGCGGCCGGGCAGACGGTGACTGTGTACGCGATCGGTTCCGCCATCGCCGCGGCGCCGCTCACCGCAGTGACCATCGGCTGGGCGCGCCGACGGCTACTGCTGTTCGCAATAGCGGGATTCGCGATCGCTAACACGATTACCGCCGTCTCCAACAGCTACGCACTGACCCTGGCCGCACGTTTCGTCGCAGGCGTCGTCGCGGGACTGCTCTGGGCACTGTTGGCCGGGTATGCGCGCCGCATGGTTGCTCCGCATCAGCGCGGCAAGGCCATGGCGATCGCGATGGCCGGCACTCCGCTCGCGCTGTCAGTCGGTGTGCCCGCAGGTACGTTCCTCGCGGGGCTCGTCGGCTGGCGGCACACGTTCGGGATCATGACGGTGCTGACCCTGGTCCTGATCGGCTGGGTGCTCGCGGCCGTGCCGGGCTTTCCCGGCCAAACCGAGGACGCGCGGCTGCCGCTGCGCCGCACCATTGTGATCCCCGGCGTCGCCGCAGTGCTGTTCGTGACCCTCACCTTCGTCCTCGCACACAACATCCTCTACACCTACATCGCCCCCTACCTCGCACCGCTCGGTCTCGCTGATCGCGTTGATGCGGTTCTGCTCACCTTCGGCGTCGTGTCACTGCTGAGTATCTGGTTCACCGGCATCGTCATCGACCGATACCCGCGGCAGCTGACGATTGCCAGCTGCACCCTGTTTGCCGTCGCCGCCCTCGCGCTGGGACTCCTCGCCGCCACGCCGTGGTTTGTTTTCGCCAGTGCCGCAGTGTGGGGCCTCGCATTCGGTGGCGCGGCGACGCTGCTTCAGACAGCGTCCGCGGAGGCCGCCGGGGCGGCCGGTGATGTCGCGCAGTCGCTGGTGGTCACCTGTTGGAACATCGGCATCGCCGGCGGCGGAATCATTGGCGGCCTCCTCCTCAGTGGCGTCGGGCCGGCCTCGCTGCCCTGGGCTGCGCTTGTTCTGCTGATTCCAGCTCTCGTCGTCACCGTGTCCGCGCGCCGACACGGATTCCCCGGACTCCGCGGGGGCAACGACATTGCCAGGCAGCCCCCGTCATCACTCCTGCTACGCGGCCGGCGACGAGGTCGTTGA
- a CDS encoding MerR family transcriptional regulator yields the protein MRRIRIGELAKLTATSARALRYYEDEGLIVPGRMANGYREYDDYLVDRVIQIRGLLDSGLPTRIIKQILPCLDKPRTIHFADATPEMLTTLESERDRMSDRIEFLTRNRDAIDDYLEAVKALA from the coding sequence GTGCGTCGCATCAGGATCGGAGAACTCGCAAAGCTGACGGCCACGTCTGCGCGAGCGTTGCGCTACTACGAGGACGAAGGTCTGATCGTTCCCGGCCGCATGGCAAACGGGTATCGGGAGTACGACGACTACCTGGTCGACCGGGTCATTCAGATCCGGGGACTGCTCGACTCCGGCTTGCCGACACGAATCATCAAGCAGATCCTCCCGTGTCTCGACAAGCCTCGCACCATCCACTTCGCCGACGCCACACCCGAGATGCTCACCACCCTGGAGTCCGAACGCGACCGCATGAGCGACCGCATCGAGTTCCTGACCCGCAACCGCGACGCAATCGATGACTATCTGGAGGCCGTCAAGGCTCTCGCCTGA
- a CDS encoding DedA family protein, translating to MTSAVLALPEVMDPMYWLGHGGPFAAALLPGVVIIVFLETGLFIPFLPGDTLLFTAGLLAAQPNAPASVWHLGVCAAAAAIVGGQVGYLIGRRLGPALFKKEDARFFKKRYLATSHAFFDRHGRKTIVIGHFIGVVRTFTPVIAGASGMRYRVFLVYDIIGATAWGVGLTLIGFHLGGVGFVSTHLEFVVLAIAVLSALPIAVSVLRALLARRPCVPTARPCFGDRCCSQSVGDPYAEGCRGAGSRGH from the coding sequence GTGACGAGCGCCGTCCTGGCCCTGCCAGAGGTGATGGACCCGATGTACTGGTTGGGCCACGGCGGCCCCTTCGCGGCGGCGCTGCTCCCCGGCGTGGTGATCATCGTGTTCCTCGAGACCGGCCTTTTCATCCCGTTCCTGCCCGGTGACACGCTGCTGTTCACCGCGGGTCTGCTTGCCGCGCAACCGAACGCCCCGGCGAGTGTCTGGCACCTGGGCGTCTGTGCCGCCGCGGCCGCCATCGTGGGCGGCCAGGTCGGCTATCTCATCGGCAGACGGTTGGGGCCCGCGCTGTTCAAGAAGGAGGACGCGCGGTTCTTCAAGAAGCGCTACCTTGCCACGTCGCATGCGTTCTTCGACCGACACGGTCGCAAGACCATCGTGATCGGGCACTTCATCGGCGTGGTCCGGACGTTCACCCCGGTGATCGCCGGCGCGTCGGGTATGCGCTACCGCGTGTTCCTGGTCTACGACATCATCGGCGCCACGGCCTGGGGCGTCGGGCTGACACTGATCGGCTTCCATCTCGGCGGCGTCGGGTTCGTCAGCACCCACCTGGAGTTCGTCGTGTTGGCCATCGCGGTGCTGTCGGCGCTGCCCATCGCGGTGTCGGTGCTGCGGGCCCTTCTGGCGCGCCGGCCCTGCGTTCCGACCGCCCGGCCCTGCTTCGGCGACAGGTGCTGCTCGCAGTCGGTCGGTGATCCATACGCTGAGGGCTGCCGTGGCGCAGGCAGCCGAGGACACTGA
- a CDS encoding competence/damage-inducible protein A: MSARAGIVVTGTEVLTGRVQDRNGPWVADRLLELGVELAHITICGDRPADIEAQLRFLAAEGVDLIVTSGGLGPTADDMTVATVARFCGRDLVLDSALEERIAGILRRLMGRREDVDFDAVMAANRKQAMVPEGAQILDPVGTAPGVVVPGKPTVVVLPGPPRELQPMWTAAIATPAVTDAIAGRTEYRQDTIRMFGLPESGLAETLRIGETEIADFDRLEITTCLRRGELEIVTRYEPSAHDVYARLVGLLQKHHAREIYSTDGALVDDQVAALLAGRTIATAESCTAGMLAARLTDRAGSSDYVAGGVVSYSNAAKADLLGVDPDLIAAHGAVSEPVAEAMAAGALQRFGADTAVAITGIAGPGGGSDEKPVGTVCFSVRLGDGAPTTRTLLLPGNRSDIRERSTTVAMHMLRRALRHDPD; the protein is encoded by the coding sequence GTGAGTGCACGTGCGGGAATCGTGGTTACCGGAACCGAAGTGCTGACCGGGAGGGTTCAGGATCGCAACGGCCCGTGGGTCGCCGATCGGCTACTCGAACTTGGCGTCGAACTCGCGCACATCACCATCTGCGGTGACCGTCCCGCCGACATCGAGGCGCAGCTGCGATTCCTGGCGGCCGAGGGCGTCGACCTCATCGTCACCAGCGGTGGGCTCGGCCCGACCGCCGACGATATGACGGTGGCCACGGTGGCCCGGTTCTGCGGACGCGACCTCGTCCTCGACAGCGCACTCGAGGAGCGGATCGCCGGCATCCTGCGCAGGCTCATGGGACGTCGCGAGGACGTCGACTTCGATGCGGTGATGGCCGCCAACCGCAAGCAGGCGATGGTGCCCGAGGGAGCGCAGATCCTCGACCCGGTCGGTACCGCACCGGGTGTCGTGGTGCCGGGCAAGCCGACAGTGGTGGTACTGCCCGGGCCGCCGCGTGAACTTCAGCCGATGTGGACCGCCGCCATTGCCACACCTGCGGTTACCGATGCGATCGCGGGCCGCACGGAGTATCGACAGGACACCATCCGCATGTTCGGGCTGCCCGAGTCGGGTCTCGCCGAGACGCTGCGCATCGGTGAGACCGAGATCGCCGACTTCGACCGGTTGGAGATCACGACGTGTCTGCGTCGCGGCGAGCTCGAGATCGTCACCCGGTATGAGCCCAGCGCTCACGACGTCTATGCGCGACTGGTGGGGCTACTGCAGAAGCACCACGCCAGGGAGATCTACTCAACTGACGGTGCATTGGTCGACGACCAGGTCGCCGCGCTGCTGGCGGGCCGCACGATCGCGACCGCTGAGTCGTGCACCGCGGGTATGCTCGCCGCCCGATTGACCGACCGCGCCGGCTCCTCGGACTACGTCGCCGGCGGTGTGGTGTCGTACTCGAACGCCGCCAAGGCCGATCTGCTCGGGGTCGATCCCGATCTCATCGCGGCGCACGGCGCGGTGTCCGAGCCGGTCGCCGAGGCCATGGCCGCGGGTGCGCTGCAGCGGTTCGGAGCCGACACGGCCGTGGCGATCACCGGCATCGCAGGTCCCGGTGGGGGAAGCGACGAGAAGCCGGTGGGCACCGTCTGCTTCAGTGTGCGGCTCGGCGACGGTGCGCCGACGACGCGCACACTGCTGCTGCCGGGCAACCGATCCGACATTAGAGAGCGGTCCACCACCGTCGCGATGCACATGCTGCGCCGGGCACTGCGTCACGACCCGGACTGA
- a CDS encoding choline/ethanolamine kinase family protein, with amino-acid sequence MSFSLTDAELDAVLDQFPALAGKRRVLEDLSGGLTNRNVKITTPTGIFVARCCDSSSNLLGIDRDNEYANTLAAEQAGVGAPVIDYRPDLGILLIGFVPGATLTNDDFARPGVIAKVAAGCRALHAGPRFRDDFDMFVRQSQYLKVVQDNGFRLPDDYLSFAEQFETIRVALGGDDTTVPCNNDLLAANFVEDGDQVWVIDYEYSGNNDPCFELGNIWRECRLSLDQLEELVVEYFGRRTRHEMARVRLQGTVSQYGWTLWGCIQNGSSALDFDFWGWAMERFELAMQEFRGPDFNRLLADVRASD; translated from the coding sequence GTGTCGTTCTCGCTCACCGATGCCGAACTCGACGCAGTGCTGGATCAGTTCCCCGCACTCGCGGGTAAGAGGCGGGTGCTCGAGGACCTGTCGGGGGGCCTGACGAATCGCAACGTCAAGATCACCACGCCCACGGGGATTTTCGTCGCGCGCTGCTGTGACTCCTCGTCGAACCTGCTCGGTATCGACCGTGACAACGAGTACGCCAACACTCTTGCCGCCGAACAGGCCGGCGTCGGGGCGCCCGTGATCGACTACCGGCCCGATCTCGGCATCCTGCTGATCGGGTTCGTTCCCGGGGCGACGCTGACCAATGACGACTTCGCCAGGCCCGGCGTCATCGCCAAGGTCGCCGCCGGTTGCCGCGCACTGCACGCCGGACCACGGTTCCGCGACGACTTCGACATGTTCGTGCGGCAATCCCAGTACCTGAAGGTCGTGCAGGACAACGGCTTCCGACTTCCGGATGACTACCTGAGCTTTGCCGAACAGTTCGAGACCATCCGCGTCGCCCTTGGCGGTGACGACACCACCGTCCCATGTAACAACGACTTGTTGGCGGCCAACTTCGTCGAAGACGGTGACCAGGTCTGGGTCATCGACTACGAGTACTCGGGCAACAACGACCCGTGCTTCGAATTAGGCAACATCTGGCGCGAATGCCGGCTGTCCCTCGACCAGCTCGAGGAACTGGTGGTCGAGTACTTCGGACGCAGGACTCGTCACGAAATGGCCCGTGTCCGCCTGCAGGGCACCGTCTCCCAATACGGCTGGACGCTGTGGGGTTGCATCCAGAATGGCTCCAGCGCACTGGACTTCGACTTCTGGGGCTGGGCAATGGAGCGCTTCGAACTGGCCATGCAGGAGTTCCGTGGGCCCGATTTCAACCGACTGCTCGCCGAC